The Takifugu rubripes chromosome 3, fTakRub1.2, whole genome shotgun sequence genome contains a region encoding:
- the LOC105419264 gene encoding uncharacterized protein isoform X2 — translation MDIETRTRVEGNFNTFGFLPKTSLLNMQKQVAFFPGKLQVVFRKGPLGFLLQEPSDEAKRPPDHVLDKGQQTEEFFNRRTNDHPRWTIKTAEEYGISEKEEDFSCFDDVVGMLSVQQEHATGLDLFMDLIKNMLQVDPNQRITPVEALQHPFFNVKEEATSKEQCLENIQLTNYAVDQLEKPELVPPETVVSQENPAEVQPDNSGEDQLNDGFQTGDNTLNYTCFVNTLRTVGDALALPKRTEKFDWFGWF, via the exons ctcaacatgcagaagcaaGTCGCCTTTTTCCCTGGAAAACTTCAGGTCGTGTTCCGCAAGGGGCCTcttgggtttctcctccaggagccatctgatgaagccaaacgg CCACCAGACCATGTACTGGACAAGGGCCAGCAAACTGAAGAATTCTTCAATAGAAGAACAAATGATCATCCAAGGTGGACAATTAAGACAGCAGAAGAGTACGGGATcagtgaaaaagaggaggactTCAGCTGTTTTGATGATGTTGTGGGGATGCTATCAGTTCAGCAAGAACATGCAACTGGTCTGGATCTATTTATGGATCTCATCAAAAACATGCTGCAGGTCGACCCCAACCAGCGAATTACGCCCGTGGAGGCTCTACAGCATCCGTTCTTCAATGTAAAAGAGGAAGCTACTTCAAAGGAACAATGTCTGGAGAACATTCAGCTGACAAACTATGCAGTGGACCAGCTGGAAAAACCTGAACTTGTCCCACCAGAGACAGTTGTCTCTCAGGAGAACCCTGCAGAGGTCCAGCCAGACAACTCTGGAGAAGACCAGCTGAATGATGGGTTCCAGACAGGGGACAACACCTTGAATTATACCTGCTTTGTCAATACCCTAAGGACGGTTGGAGATGCATTGGCCCTTcctaaaaggacagaaaagtttGACTGGTTTGGCTGGTTTTAA
- the LOC105419264 gene encoding homeodomain-interacting protein kinase 2-like isoform X3: MQKQVAFFPGKLQVVFRKGPLGFLLQEPSDEAKRPPDHVLDKGQQTEEFFNRRTNDHPRWTIKTAEEYGISEKEEDFSCFDDVVGMLSVQQEHATGLDLFMDLIKNMLQVDPNQRITPVEALQHPFFNVKEEATSKEQCLENIQLTNYAVDQLEKPELVPPETVVSQENPAEVQPDNSGEDQLNDGFQTGDNTLNYTCFVNTLRTVGDALALPKRTEKFDWFGWF, from the exons atgcagaagcaaGTCGCCTTTTTCCCTGGAAAACTTCAGGTCGTGTTCCGCAAGGGGCCTcttgggtttctcctccaggagccatctgatgaagccaaacgg CCACCAGACCATGTACTGGACAAGGGCCAGCAAACTGAAGAATTCTTCAATAGAAGAACAAATGATCATCCAAGGTGGACAATTAAGACAGCAGAAGAGTACGGGATcagtgaaaaagaggaggactTCAGCTGTTTTGATGATGTTGTGGGGATGCTATCAGTTCAGCAAGAACATGCAACTGGTCTGGATCTATTTATGGATCTCATCAAAAACATGCTGCAGGTCGACCCCAACCAGCGAATTACGCCCGTGGAGGCTCTACAGCATCCGTTCTTCAATGTAAAAGAGGAAGCTACTTCAAAGGAACAATGTCTGGAGAACATTCAGCTGACAAACTATGCAGTGGACCAGCTGGAAAAACCTGAACTTGTCCCACCAGAGACAGTTGTCTCTCAGGAGAACCCTGCAGAGGTCCAGCCAGACAACTCTGGAGAAGACCAGCTGAATGATGGGTTCCAGACAGGGGACAACACCTTGAATTATACCTGCTTTGTCAATACCCTAAGGACGGTTGGAGATGCATTGGCCCTTcctaaaaggacagaaaagtttGACTGGTTTGGCTGGTTTTAA
- the LOC105419264 gene encoding homeodomain-interacting protein kinase 2-like isoform X1 yields the protein MDRECCAIEQLVMALHHLKTFRIIHMDIKPENVMIVDHHEKPLQVKLVDFGGAQMSGNIDFETLMFTKMHSSPEVLLESEMNEALDMWSLGVTAFKLAVGTDLFPYSRRYSIINSMVKFFLGQPPDHVLDKGQQTEEFFNRRTNDHPRWTIKTAEEYGISEKEEDFSCFDDVVGMLSVQQEHATGLDLFMDLIKNMLQVDPNQRITPVEALQHPFFNVKEEATSKEQCLENIQLTNYAVDQLEKPELVPPETVVSQENPAEVQPDNSGEDQLNDGFQTGDNTLNYTCFVNTLRTVGDALALPKRTEKFDWFGWF from the exons atggacag GGAATGCTGCGCAATAGAACAACTCGTTATGGCTCTTCATCATTTAAAAACCTTCAGGATTATACATATGGACATTAAACCAGAAAATGTCATGATTGTGGACCACCATGAAAAACCACTGCAAGTAAAGTTAGTGGACTTTGGTGGGGCCCAGATGTCCGGTAATATTGACTTTGAGACCTTAATGTTCACCAAGATGCACAGCTCTCCAGAGGTACTCCTGGAGTCTGAAATGAATGAGGCTTTGGACATGTGGTCTTTGGGGGTTACTGCTTTCAAACTGGCTGTCGGAACTGATCTGTTTCCATACAGTAGGCGGTACAGTATAATAAATTCTATGGTCAAATTTTTTTTGGGACAGCCACCAGACCATGTACTGGACAAGGGCCAGCAAACTGAAGAATTCTTCAATAGAAGAACAAATGATCATCCAAGGTGGACAATTAAGACAGCAGAAGAGTACGGGATcagtgaaaaagaggaggactTCAGCTGTTTTGATGATGTTGTGGGGATGCTATCAGTTCAGCAAGAACATGCAACTGGTCTGGATCTATTTATGGATCTCATCAAAAACATGCTGCAGGTCGACCCCAACCAGCGAATTACGCCCGTGGAGGCTCTACAGCATCCGTTCTTCAATGTAAAAGAGGAAGCTACTTCAAAGGAACAATGTCTGGAGAACATTCAGCTGACAAACTATGCAGTGGACCAGCTGGAAAAACCTGAACTTGTCCCACCAGAGACAGTTGTCTCTCAGGAGAACCCTGCAGAGGTCCAGCCAGACAACTCTGGAGAAGACCAGCTGAATGATGGGTTCCAGACAGGGGACAACACCTTGAATTATACCTGCTTTGTCAATACCCTAAGGACGGTTGGAGATGCATTGGCCCTTcctaaaaggacagaaaagtttGACTGGTTTGGCTGGTTTTAA